A single region of the Streptomyces sp. NBC_00425 genome encodes:
- the pepN gene encoding aminopeptidase N produces the protein MPGTNLTREEAQQRAKLLTVDSYEVDLDLSGAREGGTYRSVTTVRFDVAENRATSFIDLVAPTVHEVTLNGEELAPEEVFQDSRIALPGLLEGRNVLRVVADCAYTNTGEGLHRFVDPVDEQTYLYTQFEVPDARRVFASFEQPDLKATFQFTVKAPTGWTVVSNSPTPEPKDDVWVFEPTPRISSYITALVVGPYHSVHSVYEKDGQSVPLGIYCRPSLAEFLDSDAIFEVTRQGFDWFQEKFDYAYPFKKYDQLFVPEFNAGAMENAGAVTIRDQYVFRSKVTDAAYELRAETILHELAHMWFGDLVTMEWWNDLWLNESFATYTSIACQAYAPGSRWPHSWTTFANSMKTWAYRQDQLPSTHPIMAEIGDLDDVLVNFDGITYAKGASVLKQLVAYVGMDEFFAGVQAYFKRHAFGNTRLSDLLGALEETSGRDLATWSRKWLQTAGINVLRPEIETDAEGVITSFAVRQEAPALPAGAKGEPTLRPHRIAVGLYGLDGDSGKLLRDERVELDIDGELTAVPQLVGKRRPDVVLLNDDDLSYAKVRLDEQSLAFVTEHLGDFEASLPRALCWASAWDMTRDAELPARDYLSLVLSGIGKESDIGVVQSLHRQVKLAVDLYADPTAREALLTRWTDATLAHLRSAAAGSDHQLAWARAFAATARTPEQLDLLDSLLEGSQTIEGLAVDTELRWAFVQRLAAVGRFDEAEIAAEYERDRTAAGERHAASARAARPTPEAKAEAWAQVVEDDKLPNALQEAVIGGFVQTDQRELLAPYTGRYFEVVKDIWESRSHEIAQQIAVGLYPAVQVSRETLDSTDAWLASAEPNAALRRLVSESRSGVERALKAQAADAR, from the coding sequence GTGCCTGGCACAAACCTGACTCGCGAAGAGGCGCAGCAGCGGGCGAAGCTGCTCACCGTTGACTCGTACGAGGTCGATCTCGACCTCTCCGGCGCGCGGGAGGGCGGCACCTACCGGTCCGTGACCACGGTGCGCTTCGACGTGGCCGAAAACCGCGCCACGTCCTTCATCGACCTGGTGGCCCCGACCGTCCACGAGGTGACGCTCAACGGGGAGGAGCTGGCCCCGGAAGAGGTGTTCCAGGACTCCCGGATCGCGCTGCCGGGCCTGCTGGAGGGCCGTAACGTCCTGCGGGTCGTGGCGGACTGCGCGTACACCAACACCGGTGAGGGTCTGCACCGGTTCGTCGACCCGGTCGACGAACAGACCTATCTCTACACCCAGTTCGAGGTGCCGGACGCCCGTCGTGTGTTCGCGTCCTTCGAGCAGCCCGACCTCAAGGCGACCTTCCAGTTCACCGTGAAGGCGCCGACCGGCTGGACCGTCGTCTCCAACTCCCCGACGCCGGAGCCCAAGGACGACGTCTGGGTGTTCGAGCCGACCCCGCGGATCTCCAGCTACATCACCGCGCTCGTCGTCGGCCCGTACCACAGCGTCCACAGCGTGTACGAGAAGGACGGGCAGTCGGTGCCGCTCGGCATCTACTGCCGGCCCTCCCTGGCCGAGTTCCTCGACTCTGACGCGATCTTCGAGGTCACCCGGCAGGGCTTCGACTGGTTCCAGGAGAAGTTCGACTACGCGTACCCGTTCAAGAAGTACGACCAGCTGTTCGTGCCGGAGTTCAACGCGGGTGCGATGGAGAACGCGGGCGCGGTCACCATCCGCGACCAGTACGTGTTCCGGTCCAAGGTGACCGACGCCGCGTACGAGCTGCGCGCGGAGACCATCCTGCACGAGCTGGCCCACATGTGGTTCGGCGACCTGGTCACCATGGAGTGGTGGAACGACCTGTGGCTGAACGAGTCGTTCGCCACCTACACCTCGATCGCCTGCCAGGCGTACGCGCCGGGCTCGCGCTGGCCGCACTCGTGGACCACGTTCGCCAACTCCATGAAGACCTGGGCCTACCGGCAGGACCAGCTGCCCTCGACGCATCCGATCATGGCCGAGATCGGCGACCTGGACGATGTCCTGGTCAACTTCGACGGCATCACCTACGCCAAGGGCGCGTCCGTCCTGAAGCAGCTCGTGGCGTACGTGGGCATGGACGAGTTCTTCGCGGGCGTGCAGGCGTACTTCAAGCGGCACGCCTTCGGCAACACGCGGCTGTCGGACCTGCTCGGCGCGCTGGAGGAGACCTCCGGCCGCGACCTCGCCACCTGGTCCCGGAAGTGGCTGCAGACGGCCGGCATCAACGTCCTGCGCCCCGAGATCGAGACGGACGCCGAGGGCGTCATCACCTCGTTCGCCGTCCGCCAGGAGGCCCCGGCGCTCCCGGCCGGCGCGAAGGGCGAGCCGACCCTGCGTCCGCACCGGATCGCCGTCGGCCTGTACGGCCTCGACGGAGACAGCGGCAAGCTGCTGCGCGACGAGCGCGTGGAGCTGGACATCGACGGTGAGCTGACGGCCGTCCCGCAGCTGGTCGGCAAGCGCCGTCCGGACGTCGTCCTGCTCAACGACGACGACCTGTCGTACGCCAAGGTCCGCCTGGACGAGCAGTCGCTCGCCTTCGTCACCGAGCACCTGGGCGACTTCGAGGCGTCGCTGCCGCGCGCACTGTGCTGGGCGTCGGCCTGGGACATGACCCGGGACGCCGAACTGCCCGCCCGCGACTACCTGTCCCTGGTGCTGTCCGGCATCGGCAAGGAGTCGGACATCGGCGTGGTCCAGTCGCTGCACCGTCAGGTCAAGCTCGCCGTCGACCTGTACGCCGACCCGACGGCCCGCGAGGCCCTGCTGACCCGCTGGACGGACGCGACGCTCGCCCATCTGCGGTCCGCCGCCGCGGGCAGCGACCACCAGCTGGCCTGGGCGCGCGCGTTCGCCGCCACCGCCCGCACGCCCGAGCAGCTGGACCTCCTGGACTCCCTGCTGGAAGGTTCGCAGACGATCGAGGGCCTGGCCGTCGACACCGAGCTGCGCTGGGCCTTCGTGCAGCGACTCGCGGCGGTCGGCAGGTTCGACGAGGCGGAGATCGCCGCCGAGTACGAGCGCGACCGCACCGCTGCCGGCGAGCGGCACGCGGCGAGCGCGCGGGCCGCGCGTCCGACGCCGGAGGCCAAGGCGGAGGCGTGGGCGCAGGTCGTCGAGGACGACAAGCTGCCCAACGCCCTGCAGGAGGCGGTCATCGGCGGCTTCGTCCAGACGGACCAGCGTGAGCTGCTCGCGCCGTACACCGGCCGTTACTTCGAGGTCGTCAAGGACATCTGGGAGTCCCGTTCGCACGAGATCGCCCAGCAGATCGCGGTCGGCCTCTACCCGGCGGTCCAGGTCTCCCGGGAGACCCTGGACAGCACGGACGCCTGGCTGGCCTCGGCCGAGCCGAACGCGGCCCTGCGCCGTCTCGTCTCCGAGTCCCGCTCGGGCGTGGAGCGCGCGCTGAAGGCCCAGGCGGCCGACGCGCGGTAG
- a CDS encoding ribbon-helix-helix domain-containing protein: MKISVSLPEEDVAFVDEYAARTEADSRSAVIHAAIELLRSGQLEAEYTEAFQECDGSEDAGFWDRFAGGGLVDEAR; the protein is encoded by the coding sequence ATGAAGATCAGTGTGAGCCTGCCGGAGGAGGACGTCGCCTTCGTCGATGAGTACGCGGCCAGAACCGAGGCCGATTCGCGGTCCGCCGTGATCCACGCTGCCATCGAACTGCTGCGTTCCGGCCAACTGGAGGCCGAGTACACGGAGGCCTTCCAGGAGTGTGACGGGAGCGAGGACGCCGGGTTCTGGGACAGGTTCGCGGGCGGCGGGCTGGTCGATGAGGCGAGGTGA
- a CDS encoding type II toxin-antitoxin system PemK/MazF family toxin has protein sequence MRRGDIYLVDYEPTRGGEVNTARPSVIVSNDAANRSVERHGRGVITVVPLTSNTTRVLTFQVFLGADECHLPKDSKAQCEQVRAVALERILARIGAVPRPRMAEIDGALRRHLAL, from the coding sequence ATGAGGCGAGGTGACATCTACCTGGTCGACTACGAGCCGACGCGGGGCGGCGAGGTGAACACGGCGCGCCCCTCGGTGATCGTGTCCAACGACGCCGCCAACCGGTCGGTCGAGCGCCACGGCCGAGGGGTGATCACCGTGGTGCCCCTCACGTCGAACACGACGCGCGTCCTGACGTTCCAGGTGTTCCTCGGTGCGGACGAGTGCCACCTGCCCAAGGACTCGAAGGCCCAGTGCGAGCAGGTGCGAGCCGTGGCTTTGGAGCGGATCCTCGCGCGGATCGGTGCGGTACCACGACCGCGCATGGCGGAGATCGACGGCGCACTCCGGCGGCACCTCGCACTCTGA
- a CDS encoding aspartate-semialdehyde dehydrogenase gives MRVGIVGATGQVGTVMRRILKERDFPVTQLRLFASARSAGTVLDGVTVEDAATADYADLDIVLFSAGGATSKALAEKVAAQGAVVIDNSSAWRKDPEVPLVVSEVNPHAIANRPKGIIANPNCTTMAAMPVLKPLHAEAGLEALVVATYQAVSGSGVAGVAELHGQAQKVVPDADRLTHDGGSVDFPEPQVYKRPIAFNVVPLAGSIVEDGLGETDEEQKLRNESRKILEIPDLRVSGTCVRVPVFSGHSLQVNARFARPLSAERATELLSEAAGVVLTDIPTPLEAAGQDPSFVGRIRRDETVEHGLALFISNDNLRKGAALNAVQIAELVADELKG, from the coding sequence GTGAGGGTCGGAATCGTCGGAGCCACCGGTCAGGTCGGCACGGTCATGCGCAGGATCCTCAAGGAGCGGGACTTCCCGGTCACGCAGCTGCGCCTGTTCGCGTCGGCCCGCTCGGCGGGGACGGTCCTGGACGGCGTGACGGTGGAGGACGCGGCGACGGCCGACTACGCGGATCTGGACATCGTCCTGTTCTCGGCGGGCGGCGCGACGTCGAAGGCGCTCGCGGAGAAGGTCGCCGCGCAGGGCGCGGTCGTGATCGACAACTCCTCCGCCTGGCGCAAGGACCCCGAGGTCCCGCTGGTCGTCTCCGAGGTGAACCCGCACGCGATCGCGAACCGCCCCAAGGGCATCATCGCCAACCCGAACTGCACCACGATGGCCGCGATGCCGGTCCTGAAGCCGTTGCACGCGGAAGCCGGTCTGGAGGCCCTGGTGGTCGCCACGTACCAGGCGGTGTCCGGATCGGGCGTGGCCGGCGTGGCGGAGCTGCACGGGCAGGCGCAGAAGGTGGTGCCGGACGCGGACAGGCTGACCCACGACGGCGGGTCGGTCGACTTCCCCGAGCCGCAGGTCTACAAGCGCCCCATCGCCTTCAACGTCGTCCCGCTCGCCGGCTCGATCGTCGAGGACGGCCTGGGCGAGACGGACGAGGAGCAGAAGCTCCGCAACGAGTCCCGCAAGATCCTGGAGATCCCGGACCTCAGGGTCTCCGGCACCTGCGTCCGGGTCCCGGTGTTCTCCGGGCACTCCCTGCAGGTCAACGCCCGCTTCGCCCGCCCGCTGTCCGCGGAGCGCGCGACGGAGCTGCTGTCCGAGGCCGCCGGCGTGGTCCTCACCGACATCCCGACGCCGCTCGAGGCGGCCGGCCAGGACCCGTCCTTCGTGGGCCGCATCCGCCGGGACGAGACCGTGGAGCACGGCCTCGCCCTGTTCATCTCCAACGACAACCTGCGCAAGGGCGCCGCGCTGAACGCGGTGCAGATCGCGGAGCTGGTGGCGGACGAGCTCAAGGGCTGA
- a CDS encoding sigma-70 family RNA polymerase sigma factor, giving the protein MAVLRRRAHRVQGDGTVSGDDPLDAGQERRVRAVLALGGVPQADLPDGVQQVRLRLLERAAKGYEAPRDVSAWAAVVASNLAMDWHRAKRRQERLGERLASLREHEPASGEDTSVLSLAVAQGLDELPDAQRQVLVLRFYADLPVRSIARELGVPEGTVKSRLHTAVRALRARLHEDEVV; this is encoded by the coding sequence GTGGCTGTGCTGCGCAGAAGGGCCCACCGCGTCCAGGGGGACGGGACCGTGTCCGGCGACGACCCTCTGGACGCGGGGCAGGAACGCCGGGTGCGGGCGGTGCTCGCGCTGGGCGGGGTGCCGCAGGCGGACCTGCCGGACGGGGTGCAGCAGGTCCGCCTGCGGCTGCTGGAACGCGCGGCGAAAGGCTACGAGGCGCCGCGCGACGTCTCCGCGTGGGCCGCGGTCGTGGCCTCCAACCTGGCCATGGACTGGCATCGCGCCAAGCGCCGTCAGGAGCGGCTGGGAGAGCGGCTGGCCTCGCTGCGCGAGCACGAGCCGGCCTCGGGCGAGGACACCAGCGTGCTCTCCCTCGCCGTCGCCCAGGGCCTGGACGAGCTGCCCGACGCCCAGCGTCAGGTCCTCGTCCTGCGTTTCTACGCCGATCTGCCGGTGCGCTCGATAGCCCGGGAGCTGGGTGTTCCGGAGGGGACCGTCAAGAGCCGCCTGCACACGGCGGTCCGGGCTCTGCGCGCCCGCCTGCACGAGGACGAGGTGGTGTGA
- a CDS encoding S8 family serine peptidase, protein MTLTPEREPISGARRVARTVVAAGLVAALSAAGPIPMAFSADAGQTPAAADPGVKSAHDKLGSDDADLLAEAKAAGDKNVTLMVATAPGQTEQVAEELDAVKGGSVGQSYDKLGYVRATVPTGKADSAIAAAAKLSSVHAIDLRQNIVLDDPAPSADTAKAGRSAAKTKTYPAPSRKTPAENPYNPSFETGAVDFVKKNPKADGRGVTIGILDSGVDLGHPALQKTTTGERKIVDWVTSTDPILDSDASWRPMTTSVSGPSFTFGGRTWTAKPGSYQVNLFRESATAGGDAKGDVNRDGDTTDVWGVLYDAAAGTVTVDVNANGDFTDDTAMKPYKDGYQVGYFGTDNPATDVVERQPFVVQIRKDVPMDPFGGDWVGKKADFANIGLIASEHGTHVAGITAANGLFGGAMNGAAPGAKLVSARACVFGPGCTNVALTEGMIDLVVNRGVDIVNMSIGGLPGLNDGNNARAELYTRLIDTYGVQLVISAGNEGPGANTIGDPGLADKVISVGAAISKETWASNYGSQVTKKYALLPFSSRGPREDGGFTPTLVAPGASINTTQTWLPGSPVADAGYPLPAGYSMLQGTSMASPQAAGASALLISAAKQHKVALTPAILRTALTSTAHHIKGVQAYEEGAGAIDIVDAWKSIRKGATAHDYTVKAPVDTALDQALKTPGFGTGVYDRESGLKAGQKKTYDVTITRTSGPDKAVRHELELENNAAGTFRIVGDDEVKLPLNKPVTVRIQAQPKAAGIASAILEVDDPKTEGVDKQILNTVVVSTPVKHTFSVSNSVQRNSFQSYFLTVPEGAKSFEVAIGGLKDKSQTRFISIHPYGVGVEDSSTIYCYSNYPDTNGCRPDARSYPNPQAGVWEIEVESRRTSPLLDNPYKLDATVYGAVFDPATVTVPEAKVGTPAPVSWKVKNNFAAIDGKLVGGPLGSSKATRPTIANGATQTTTVEVPAGAKSLDVSIGNVSDASADLDLTVFDASGKQVAQQADGDAEEAVSIPSPAAGTYTIEVAGYSVPAGTTAYDYLDVFFSSALGTVGVDESTPVKLGTGASASVSATVTAAAAAPEGRAFFGQVQLVNARGTVAGSGSVAIEKVTP, encoded by the coding sequence ATGACCCTCACCCCCGAGCGTGAACCGATATCGGGCGCAAGACGCGTGGCCCGGACAGTCGTGGCGGCGGGCCTCGTGGCCGCCCTGTCCGCGGCCGGCCCGATACCCATGGCCTTCTCCGCCGACGCCGGCCAGACCCCGGCCGCGGCCGACCCGGGCGTGAAGTCCGCCCACGACAAGCTCGGCTCCGACGACGCCGACCTCCTCGCCGAGGCCAAGGCCGCCGGCGACAAGAACGTCACCCTCATGGTCGCGACCGCCCCCGGCCAGACCGAGCAGGTCGCCGAGGAGCTGGACGCGGTCAAGGGCGGCTCCGTCGGCCAGTCCTACGACAAGCTCGGCTACGTCCGCGCCACCGTCCCGACCGGCAAGGCCGACTCCGCGATCGCCGCGGCCGCCAAGCTGTCCTCGGTGCACGCCATCGACCTGCGCCAGAACATCGTCCTCGACGACCCGGCGCCCAGCGCGGACACCGCCAAGGCCGGCAGGTCCGCCGCGAAGACGAAGACCTACCCGGCGCCGAGCCGGAAGACGCCCGCCGAGAACCCGTACAACCCGTCCTTCGAGACGGGCGCCGTCGACTTCGTGAAGAAGAACCCGAAGGCGGACGGCCGCGGCGTCACCATCGGCATCCTCGACTCCGGCGTGGACCTCGGCCACCCCGCGCTGCAGAAGACCACCACCGGCGAGCGCAAGATCGTCGACTGGGTGACGTCCACCGACCCGATCCTCGACAGCGACGCCTCCTGGCGCCCGATGACGACGTCCGTGTCCGGGCCCAGCTTCACCTTCGGCGGCCGCACCTGGACCGCGAAGCCCGGCTCGTACCAGGTCAACCTGTTCCGCGAGTCCGCCACCGCCGGCGGCGACGCCAAGGGCGACGTCAACCGCGACGGCGACACCACCGACGTGTGGGGCGTGCTGTACGACGCGGCGGCCGGCACGGTCACCGTCGACGTGAACGCCAACGGCGACTTCACCGACGACACCGCGATGAAGCCGTACAAGGACGGATACCAGGTCGGCTACTTCGGCACCGACAACCCGGCGACGGACGTCGTCGAGCGCCAGCCGTTCGTCGTGCAGATCCGCAAGGACGTGCCGATGGACCCGTTCGGCGGCGACTGGGTCGGCAAGAAGGCAGACTTCGCCAACATCGGTCTCATCGCCAGCGAGCACGGCACCCACGTCGCCGGCATCACCGCCGCGAACGGCCTGTTCGGCGGTGCCATGAACGGCGCCGCGCCCGGCGCGAAGCTCGTCTCCGCCCGCGCCTGCGTCTTCGGCCCGGGCTGCACCAACGTGGCCCTCACCGAGGGCATGATCGACCTGGTCGTCAACCGCGGCGTCGACATCGTCAACATGTCGATCGGCGGGCTGCCGGGTCTGAACGACGGCAACAACGCGCGCGCCGAGCTGTACACGCGCCTCATCGACACCTACGGCGTCCAGCTCGTGATCTCCGCGGGCAACGAGGGCCCCGGCGCGAACACCATCGGCGACCCCGGTCTGGCCGACAAGGTGATCTCGGTCGGCGCGGCCATCTCCAAGGAGACCTGGGCCTCCAACTACGGCTCGCAGGTGACGAAGAAGTACGCGCTGCTGCCGTTCTCCTCGCGCGGCCCGCGTGAGGACGGCGGCTTCACGCCGACGCTCGTCGCGCCCGGCGCCTCGATCAACACCACCCAGACCTGGCTGCCGGGCTCCCCGGTCGCCGACGCGGGCTACCCGCTGCCGGCCGGCTACTCCATGCTGCAGGGCACCTCGATGGCCTCCCCGCAGGCCGCGGGCGCCTCGGCGCTGCTGATCTCGGCCGCCAAGCAGCACAAGGTCGCGCTCACCCCGGCGATCCTGCGCACGGCGCTGACCTCGACCGCCCACCACATCAAGGGTGTGCAGGCGTACGAGGAGGGTGCGGGCGCCATCGACATCGTGGACGCCTGGAAGTCCATCAGGAAGGGCGCCACCGCCCACGACTACACCGTCAAGGCCCCCGTCGACACCGCGCTCGACCAGGCCCTGAAGACCCCGGGCTTCGGCACCGGCGTCTACGACCGCGAGAGCGGTCTGAAGGCCGGGCAGAAGAAGACGTACGACGTCACCATCACCCGTACGTCCGGCCCCGACAAGGCGGTCCGCCACGAGCTGGAGCTCGAGAACAACGCGGCCGGCACCTTCCGGATCGTCGGCGACGACGAGGTGAAGCTGCCGCTGAACAAGCCGGTGACCGTCAGGATCCAGGCCCAGCCGAAGGCCGCGGGCATCGCCAGCGCCATCCTGGAGGTGGACGACCCGAAGACCGAGGGCGTCGACAAGCAGATCCTCAACACGGTCGTCGTCTCGACGCCGGTGAAGCACACGTTCTCCGTGTCGAACTCCGTGCAGCGCAACAGCTTCCAGTCGTACTTCCTGACCGTGCCCGAGGGCGCCAAGTCGTTCGAGGTCGCGATCGGCGGGCTGAAGGACAAGAGCCAGACCCGGTTCATCTCGATCCACCCGTACGGCGTCGGGGTCGAGGACAGCTCCACGATCTACTGCTACAGCAACTACCCCGACACCAACGGCTGCCGGCCGGACGCCCGTTCGTACCCGAACCCGCAGGCCGGCGTCTGGGAGATCGAGGTCGAGTCGCGTCGTACCTCGCCGCTGCTGGACAACCCCTACAAGCTGGACGCGACCGTCTACGGCGCGGTCTTCGACCCGGCGACCGTGACCGTGCCCGAGGCGAAGGTCGGCACCCCGGCCCCCGTCTCCTGGAAGGTCAAGAACAACTTCGCCGCGATCGACGGCAAGCTGGTCGGCGGCCCGCTCGGTTCGTCCAAGGCGACCCGTCCGACCATCGCCAACGGCGCGACCCAGACCACCACGGTCGAGGTCCCGGCCGGCGCCAAGTCGCTCGACGTCTCCATCGGCAACGTCTCGGACGCCTCCGCCGACCTGGACCTCACGGTCTTCGACGCGTCCGGCAAGCAGGTCGCGCAGCAGGCCGACGGTGACGCGGAGGAGGCGGTCTCCATCCCGTCGCCGGCCGCGGGCACGTACACCATCGAGGTCGCGGGCTACTCCGTCCCGGCCGGCACCACGGCGTACGACTACCTGGACGTGTTCTTCTCGTCCGCCCTCGGCACCGTCGGCGTCGACGAGTCGACGCCGGTGAAGCTCGGCACGGGCGCCTCGGCGTCGGTCAGCGCGACCGTCACCGCCGCGGCCGCCGCTCCCGAGGGCCGGGCCTTCTTCGGCCAGGTCCAGCTGGTGAACGCGCGGGGCACCGTCGCGGGCTCCGGCAGCGTGGCGATCGAGAAGGTCACTCCGTAA